The following are from one region of the Plodia interpunctella isolate USDA-ARS_2022_Savannah chromosome 25, ilPloInte3.2, whole genome shotgun sequence genome:
- the LOC128680752 gene encoding uncharacterized protein LOC128680752 codes for MENNPSKLEDRKPEASSSKRPHSDNTPPSKIEAKVPKLQPQKETTDNNETTEIPVAITTKNGSDLSQSGLETVKSKIEKMYVDIYSESRDKYPTLVGEPVINDGVIKLVSLNEFTKQWLQEKVQDMKINLNQEKIPLKLIPQKDLSTKVKCGFHVNSNIVAQNKLKVTLQNMNSHARVDKWTFYSINKTESGLNIEVGIPIELLPSIMEKDNLTLGFQSVKLHVINEKEEDKTDKTASNSIIDLDEAGSSAPNPVEISDKMERNDFLNSEASKRRHGDRDYIKQGSRTSIVDPIKDRVDSRYDAKRRVESRRRQITDENSQCDDLTAFLLFSRDQARFREFVDNKCDLAKRAIGATITEQHLVLAFLTTLPDKRISKDLLQSPYKIPTNLEDLRKRIKYYNYCERCDKVGHLPDNCWTSGNGN; via the exons ATGGAAAATAACCCAAGTAAACTTGAAGATCGAAAACCAGAAGCATCGAGTTCAAAAAGACCTCACTCAGATAACACACCACCTTCAAAAATTGAGGCAAAGGTTCCTAAATTGCAGCCTCAAAAGGAAACAACTGACAACAATGAAACTACGGAAATACCTGTAGCGATTACTACTAAAAACGGTTCAGATCTAAGTCAATCAGGACTTGAAACAGTTAAATCTAAGATAGAAAAGATGTACGTAGACATATACAGTGAAAGTCGTGACAAATATCCAACTTTGGTTGGCGAGCCCGTTATTAATGATGGTGTAATAAAACTTGTTAGCCTAAATGAATTTACCAAACAGTGGCTTCAAGAGAAAGTACAggacatgaaaataaatttaaatcaagaGAAAATACCGCTGAAATTAATTCCACAAAAAGATTTGTCTACGAAAGTAAAATGTGGCTTCCACGTGAATTCTAATATTGTAGCTCAGAATAAGCTGAAGGTTACATTACAGAATATGAATTCGCATGCAAGGGTTGATAAATGGACCTTTTACAGCATCAACAAGACAGAGTCTGgtttaaatattgaagtagGGATACCAATCGAACTACTACCAAGCATCATGGAAAAAGATAATCTAACCCTTGGCTTTCAGTCAGTAAAATTGCATGTGATCAATGAAAAAGAAGAGGATAAGACAGATAAAACTGCTTCTAACTCGATTATAGATTTAGATGAAGCTGGATCATCag CACCTAATCCGGTTGAGATTAGTGATAAAATGGAAAGGAATGACTTTTTAAATTCTGAGGCATCCAAGCGGAGACATGGCGACAGGGACTACATAAAGCAAGGATCAAGAACTTCAATTGTCGATCCAATAAAAGATCGAGTAGACTCACGATATGATGCAAAAAGGCGTGTCGAATCAAGACGACGCCAAATTAcag ATGAAAACAGCCAATGTGATGATTTAACAGCTTTCTTGCTATTTTCGAGGGATCAAGCACGTTTCAGAGAATTCGTTGATAATAAATGTGATCTTGCAAAAAGAGCCATAGGCGCAACTATTACTGAGCAGCATTTAGTCTTAGCATTTCTTACGACTCTACCAGATAAGCGTATTTCAAAGGACTTGTTACAAAGCCCTTATAAAATACCAACGAATTTGGAGGACTTGAGAAAacgcataaaatattataattattgtgagAGATGTGATAAAGTTGGACATTTACCTGATAACTGTTGGACTAGTGGGAATGGTAATTAA